The segment CCGAGGCCGAGTCGCTGCGGGCCAGCGCGTCCACCGAGTCCGCCCGGATGCGCGACGAGGCCTCGCTCCACGTCGAGGACCTGCGCCGTACGACCGGCGCGGAGGTCGACCAGATGCGCCGGTCCGCCGAGGAGATGCTGGCCGCCGCGCGCACCGAGAGCGACGAGAAGCTGCGCCACGCCGCCGAGCAGACCGCGTGGGCCACGCAGACCGTCGAGTCGGTGCTCGCCGGCGCGGCCACCGAGGCCGACTCGATCCGCAGGTCCGCCCACGCCGACGCCGGTGACCACGCACGGCTGGCCCGCCAGCGCGCCCACGGCGTCATCGTCACGGTCAACGGCCGGATGGCGCTCGAGCTCGCCGAGGCCAAGCAGCGGGCCGAGGAGATCACCCAGGACGCCGCCAGCACGGCCGCCGAGCGGAAGGCCGAGGCCAGGGCCGCCCTCGAGCAGGCCGAGGCCGATGCCGCCCGGATCGTCGCCGACGCGACCGACGAGTCCGAGCGGGCGGTCGAGCGGCTCGAACGCCGCCGGTCCGAGGCCGAGAGCGGTGCGGCCAGCCTGCGCGCGCTCGTCGCCGAGGAGGTCACCCGCAGCCGGGCCGACGCAGCCGAGGACCGCCGCCGCGCACGCGAGGAGTCCGTCGCGCTCGTCGCCGAGGGCCGCGCCGAGGCCGACCAGCTCCGCGACAGCGCCCGCCGCGCGCTCGAGCGCGCCCGGGCCGAGATCGCGCAGCTCAAGGAGCAGCGCGACACCATCGCGGCCGAGCTCGGCCAGCTCTCCGGCGTCATCGCGGCGCTCTCCGTGCCCGAGCGCGCGCAGGCCGGAGCCGACGACACCGACCCGACCCCCAGCGACCCCCACACCCCGCCACCCCCCACAGCCCCGCCAAGCCAGGAGACCCCCGATGCCTGAAGAGATGTTCACGACCGTGCGCCGCGGCTACGACCCGGGCGAGGTCGAGCGTGCCGTGGGTCAGGCCCAGGCGGAGGTCGCCGACCTGCGTCAGCGGCTCGAGGCGGCCGAGGCGGCTGCCGACTCGGCGAAGGGCGAGGCCTCGGCATCCCGCGAGGCGCTCGTCGCGCGCGAGTCGCACCAGCCCGAGGCGCCGTCGTACGAGCACCTCGGTGAGCGCATCGGGCAGATCCTCTCGCTCGCCGAGGCCGAGGCCGCCGAGGTCCGTGACCGGGTGCTCGGCGAGGTCGAGACCATGCGCAAGGAGGCCGAGCAGGAGGTGGGTGCCCTGCGCGCCGACGCCGACCGCTACGCCGAGGACACGCGCCGCGACGCCGACGCCGAGGGCGCCCGCGTCCTCGCCGACGCGCGCAAGGCAGCCGACGGGGAGCGGGACGCCGCCGAGCGCGACGCCTCCGCGCGTCGCGCCGAGGCCGAGGCCCTCTACGAGGACCAGCGCGCGAAGGCCGCCCAGGCAGCCGCGGACTTCGAGACCACGCTCGCCGAGCGTCGCCAGAAGGCCACGGCCGAGTTCCAGGCCCAGCAGGCCGCGACCCAGGCCGAGCTCGACGCGATGGCCGCTCGCAACAAGGACACCGAGGCCACCCTCGAGCGCAACCGGGTGGAGGCCGAGGAGCGCATCGCCCGGATGCTCGCCGACGCCGAGGAGAGGTCGACGACCATGGTGTCCGAGGCCCGCACCTCCGCCGACCGCGTACGCGCCGAGTCCGAGCGGGAGCTGGCCGCCGCCGCCCAGCGCCGCGACAGCATCAACGCCCAGCTGTCCAACGTCCGGCAGATGCTCGCGACCCTCACCGGCACCGTGCCCGGGGTCGTCGGCCTGTCCGACGCGCCCGCCCCCTCGGCCACCGCCCCGCACGGCGACCCCGTCGCCGACGCGGCTCGCGCGGAGTCGGACGAGCCCGAGGCCGCGGAGAGCGCCGACGAGCAGGACGACACGCCGGACGACACGCCGGACGCGGCCGAGGAGCGGTGAGCCAGGCGGGTTCTCACGCTCGAGAACCCGCCTCACACACCGCTCGATCGGCGACACGCCCCGACGCACCGCTCGGGTGACGACACGCCTCGGATCGTCAGACGTAGCGCCGCGCCCGCTCGTCCGCCGACCCCGGCCCGGAGGTGATGAGAGCGCTGAGCTCGTGCTCGAGCACGGCGCCGACGCGACGGCAGAACTCCTCGGCCTCGTCGGCCGCATCGGGCTTCTCGCTCACGATCCGGTCGACCACGCCCCGGCGGTGGAGGTCGATGGCCCGCACCTGCTGCGCCCGCGCCATCTCGGCGGCGTGGTCGAGGTCGCGGTGCACGATCGCAGAGGCGCCTTCGGGCGGCAGCGGTGACAGCCACGCGTGCTGTGCCGCAACCACCCGGTCGGCGGGCAGCAGGGCGAGCGCGCCACCGCCGTTGCCCTCGCCCAGCATCAGGCACAGCGTGGGCGCGTCGAGGGTGACGAGGTCCGCCAGTGAGCGGGCGATCTCACCGGCCAGCCCGCCGTTCTCGGCGTCGGCGGAGAGGGCGGCCCCCTGCGTGTCGATGACCGTCACGAGCGGCAGCCCGAGCTCGGACGCCAGCCGCATCCCGCGTCTGGCCTCGCGCAGCGCCTCGGGTCCCATCGGGTGGTCGGTGGTCTGGCCGCGGCGGTCCTGGCCGAGGAAGACGCACGGCGCCTCGCCGAAGCGCGCGAGCGCGATCAGGAGCCCCGCGTCGCGTTCGCCCTGCCCGGTCCCGTTGAGGGGTACGACGTCGCTGGCGGCGTAGCGCAGCAGCCGTCGTACGCCCGGTCGATCCGGGCGCCGCGACCGGGTCACGCAGTCCCACGCGTCGACGTCCGGCACGTTCTCCTGCCCCGGGTCCGCGACCGGGGCGACGCCCTCCCGGGCCGCCATGAGGATGCTGAGCGCGCGGTCGAGGATCTCCTTGATCTCCTCGGGCGGCAGGACGGCGTCGATGATGCCGCGGGCGTAGAGGTTCTCCGAGGTCTGCACGCCCTCGGGGAAGGGGCGGTCGTAGAGCGCCTCGTAGACCCGGGGGCCGAGGAAGCCGACAAGCGCGCCCGGCTCGGCGACCGTCACGTGGCCGAGCGAGCCCCACGACGCCATCACGCCGCCGGTGGTGGGGTGGCGCAGGTAGACGAGGTAGGGCAGGCCCGCGGTGCGGTGCGCGGCCACGGCCGCGGAGATCCGGACCATCTGCACGAAGGCCGGGGTGCCCTCCTGCATGCGGGTGCCGCCGCTCACGGGCGCGGCCACGAGGGGCAGGCCTTCGCGGGTCGCCCGCTCGATGCCGGCGACGATCCGGTCGGCCGCGGCCCGTCCGATCGACCCGGCCAGGAAGCCGAACTCGCCCACCAGCACGGCGATTCGTCGCCCGTGCATCCGCGCCTCGCCGGTCAGCACCGACTCGTCGACGCCCGACTTCTCGGCCGCGGCGGCCAGCTCGGCGGCGTACGCCTCGCTGACGCCGTCACGCGTCGGAGCGGTGTCCCAGGAGGACCACGAGCCCTCGTCGAGGACCAGGTCGATGAGGTCGCGCGCAGTCAGTCGTTCGCTCATTGAGCGAGGTTAGGCCATGCGTCGCGACGGTCCGCCCCGGTGCCGGTCACCCGCAGGGGTAGGGGCGCCTACACCAGCGTAGGTAATCCCGAGCAGGGGATCCCTGACAGGGCCCTGGCCGGTCCACGGTGCAATCCGCTGTCCATCAGGCTCGGGCCACGCCTGTACGGAGATCGCTGTGGTCACTCGAGCAAACCGTCGCGTCGCAGGCCCCGTCGGCCTGTTCCTCCTCGTCCTGGCTGTGGTGCTGGCGCCCCTCGCGCCGGCGTCCGCAGCCCCTGGGGATCCGGGCACCATCGCGGGCACCGTCTACGAGCCCGACTTCTTCGAGGCCTCCGGTGCCACGGTCACCCTCTACAACGCGGCGAAGGTCGCGGTGGGGAGCCCCCAGGTCACCGGCGCCGACGGGACGTACGAGTTCGGCGGCCTGGACGGCACCTACTACGTCGGCGCGACCAAGTCCGGTGTGGGCACGGTCTTCTACGACAGTGCGGGCACCATCGCCAACGCCGACGCGATCGCGGTCGACCCAGACTTCGGGGCGGAGTTCGTCGACCTCCAGCTGATCCCGCCGCCCGTCATCGCCGGCACCGTGAGCAACGCGAGCGGCCCGATCGCGGGAGCGGACGTCACCGCCTACGAGTACGACGACGTCGACGAGTTCTGGTTCGCGACGGCCTTCGCCAGCACCGATGCGTCCGGTCACTACGAGCTCGCCGGCCTCGCGCCGAAGGCCTACCGGCTCCGGTTCAGTGCGCTGAATCACATCACGGAGTACTGGAACGACAAGACCTCCGTGTCCACGGCGGACGACGTCACGGTGGTGACGGGCGAGGTCCAGCAGGCGAACGCGCTGCTGGCGGCCCGTACCCCGGTCTCCGGGCGGGTCACCGGCACCGGCGGCGCCAACGTGGCGAACGCCAGCGTGACCGCGGAGCAACAGGTGACCGACGAGTTCGGGGACACCTACTGGGACGAGGTCGACTTCGCCTCCAGCGCAGCGGACGGGACGTACACGCTGCGGGTGCCCGCCGGGCCCACCCGCATCTCGTTCGCCGCGACGGGCTACCTCACGGAGTACTACGACAACGTCCTCGACGCCGCCGACGCGCAACTGGTCCAGGTGGGGCAGACCCCGGTCGCGAACGTCAACGCCGCGCTCACGGCGGGCGGCAGGATCACCGGGACGGTCCGGACCTCGGGCGGCACGGGGATCCCGAGCGTGTCGGTCACGGCGTACCGGCTCGTCGGCGGTCAGTGGCAGACGGCCGGCAGCGGCTTCACCGACAACGCCGGGAGCTACGTCGTCGACGGGCTGCGCACCGGCAGCTACCGACTGCGCTTCCAGACCTTCGGTGCCGGCGGCTACCTCCCGGAGTACTACCAGGACAAGGACACCCTCGAGACCGCCACCGACGTCGCGGTCGCCCAGGGCGCGACCGCCACCGCCGACGCCGTCCTCGACGTCGGCGGCCAGGTCTCGGGCACGGTCACGGGGCCGTCGGGTGCCGTCACGGGTGCCTCCGTCGTGCTCTACACCCCTAGTCGGTTCTCGTCCTCGGGCTGGACCTGGAGCGACTCGGACACCACGACCGCCGGTGGCGCGTACTCCTTCACCGGTCTGGCCCCCGGCCCCTTCCGGGTGTGCGTGGACTCGGCAACGGGTCTCGCGCCGGAGTGCTGGAACGACAAGCCGGAGGTGTTCGCCGCCGACACCATCACAGCCGCCAAGAACAGCACCGCGACCGCGAGCTTCGTGCTGGCGGCGGCGCGGAAGATAACTGGCAGCGTGACCTCGCGCGCCGGGGGCGCCCTCACGGCGCCCTCCGTCACCGCCTATCGCAAGCTCACCGGTCCTGACGGCGCGTTCTGGTCGTTCGTCAGCTCCACGACGCCCGCGGCGGGCGGGGCGTACTCCCTGGACGTGGCCCCGGGCACCTACCGCGTCTCCGCCTCGGCGAATGAGCACCAGCAGCGGTTCTACAGCGAACCGGCGACCTCGACCCGGCCTACCCGGATCGTCGTCGCGGCCGGCGCCGACCAGACGGGCAAGGACATCGCCCTCGACCGCTACGGCCGGATCAGCGGCACGGTGGGCGGACCGTCGGGCGCCCTGACCGGCGCCACCGTCCGTGTCTACCGGTGGTCCAACCCGAGCTTCGTGCAGGCGGGCTCGGTGCAGACGACCGCCGGTGGCTCCTACACGTTCACCGGCCTCAACGCCGGCAACTACCGGGTGGGCTTCTCGGCGGCCGCGATGACACCGGAGTTCAACCTCGACAAGAGCGACGTCGACCTCGGCGACGACGTGGCCGTGGCGCTCAACGGCACCGCGACCGTCAACGCCACCCTGGCCTCCAACCAGCGCACGCTGTCCGGCACGGTCACCGCGGCCGCAGGCGGAGCGGCCCTCGCCGATGCCGAGGTGCGCGTCGAGCGCGGCGTGCAGACCCAGGACGACGTCCGCTGGCGCAGCGTCGTCGACCTGACCACGGCGGCCGACGGCTCGTGGAGCACCACCGTGCCCGACGGCACCTACCGGCTCCGCTTCTCCCGGACGGGCTACCTCGGTCAGTGGTACGCCGGCGCCTCGACCGAGTCCGCGGCCACCCCCGTCGTCGTGAGCGGCAGCAACCGCACGGGGCTGAACGCCGCACTGGCGCGGGCCGGCACGATCAGCGGCACCGTCACCGGGCCGGCAGGACCGGTCACCGACGGGTACGTCACCGTCTACCGCGAGGTCGCCCCGGGCGACTTCGAGGACGTGGACTACGCCTCGACGAGCGCGACCGGCGCATGGACCGTGGACTCGCTCGCTCCGGGCACCTACGTCGTCGAGATCGGTGCCGACCGGTTCGTGACGGAGTACTGGAACGACAGGGCCACGTTGGCGGCAGCGGACCGCATCGTCGTCGGCATCGGCAGCACGGCCACCGCCAATGCCGCACTGGCTGCCGCGCGCACCATCTCCGGGACGCTCACCGGACCCACCGGCTCACCCCTGGCCGACGCCGACGTCACCGTCGAGCGCAGGTACGACGACGGTGAGGGTGGCTTCTACTGGGACTACTACTCCGACGCGACGACCGCGGCCGCCGGCACCTGGACGACGTACGTCGCGCCGGGCACCTACCGGGTCGAGTTCCGGCAGAGCGGTCACCTCGTCGAGTGGTGGAACGACGCCGCCACTGCCGCGGCCGCGCAGCCGGTGGTCGTCTCCGCCTCCGACGTGGGGTCGATAAACGCCCAGCTCGCCGCGGCCACGGTCCTCCGGGGACGGCTGTCCGGACCGGACGGACCGGTGTCGGGGCAGGTCAGGGTCTACCCGGCGAGTGCCACCGACCTCGGATCGGCACCGGTCCTGGCCAGCGACTTCGCCGGCTCCGACGGTGACTACGTGATCGACACGCTGCCTCCCGGCAACTACAAGGTCCGCTTCGAGTCGTACCGGCTCATCCCGGAGTTCCACCTCGACAAGGCCGACCTCGCCTCGGCGAACCTCGTCACGCTGTCGACGGCAGCACCCGTGGCCGTGGACGCGACCCTGG is part of the Nocardioides cavernae genome and harbors:
- a CDS encoding carboxyl transferase domain-containing protein encodes the protein MSERLTARDLIDLVLDEGSWSSWDTAPTRDGVSEAYAAELAAAAEKSGVDESVLTGEARMHGRRIAVLVGEFGFLAGSIGRAAADRIVAGIERATREGLPLVAAPVSGGTRMQEGTPAFVQMVRISAAVAAHRTAGLPYLVYLRHPTTGGVMASWGSLGHVTVAEPGALVGFLGPRVYEALYDRPFPEGVQTSENLYARGIIDAVLPPEEIKEILDRALSILMAAREGVAPVADPGQENVPDVDAWDCVTRSRRPDRPGVRRLLRYAASDVVPLNGTGQGERDAGLLIALARFGEAPCVFLGQDRRGQTTDHPMGPEALREARRGMRLASELGLPLVTVIDTQGAALSADAENGGLAGEIARSLADLVTLDAPTLCLMLGEGNGGGALALLPADRVVAAQHAWLSPLPPEGASAIVHRDLDHAAEMARAQQVRAIDLHRRGVVDRIVSEKPDAADEAEEFCRRVGAVLEHELSALITSGPGSADERARRYV
- a CDS encoding carboxypeptidase regulatory-like domain-containing protein, with the translated sequence MVTRANRRVAGPVGLFLLVLAVVLAPLAPASAAPGDPGTIAGTVYEPDFFEASGATVTLYNAAKVAVGSPQVTGADGTYEFGGLDGTYYVGATKSGVGTVFYDSAGTIANADAIAVDPDFGAEFVDLQLIPPPVIAGTVSNASGPIAGADVTAYEYDDVDEFWFATAFASTDASGHYELAGLAPKAYRLRFSALNHITEYWNDKTSVSTADDVTVVTGEVQQANALLAARTPVSGRVTGTGGANVANASVTAEQQVTDEFGDTYWDEVDFASSAADGTYTLRVPAGPTRISFAATGYLTEYYDNVLDAADAQLVQVGQTPVANVNAALTAGGRITGTVRTSGGTGIPSVSVTAYRLVGGQWQTAGSGFTDNAGSYVVDGLRTGSYRLRFQTFGAGGYLPEYYQDKDTLETATDVAVAQGATATADAVLDVGGQVSGTVTGPSGAVTGASVVLYTPSRFSSSGWTWSDSDTTTAGGAYSFTGLAPGPFRVCVDSATGLAPECWNDKPEVFAADTITAAKNSTATASFVLAAARKITGSVTSRAGGALTAPSVTAYRKLTGPDGAFWSFVSSTTPAAGGAYSLDVAPGTYRVSASANEHQQRFYSEPATSTRPTRIVVAAGADQTGKDIALDRYGRISGTVGGPSGALTGATVRVYRWSNPSFVQAGSVQTTAGGSYTFTGLNAGNYRVGFSAAAMTPEFNLDKSDVDLGDDVAVALNGTATVNATLASNQRTLSGTVTAAAGGAALADAEVRVERGVQTQDDVRWRSVVDLTTAADGSWSTTVPDGTYRLRFSRTGYLGQWYAGASTESAATPVVVSGSNRTGLNAALARAGTISGTVTGPAGPVTDGYVTVYREVAPGDFEDVDYASTSATGAWTVDSLAPGTYVVEIGADRFVTEYWNDRATLAAADRIVVGIGSTATANAALAAARTISGTLTGPTGSPLADADVTVERRYDDGEGGFYWDYYSDATTAAAGTWTTYVAPGTYRVEFRQSGHLVEWWNDAATAAAAQPVVVSASDVGSINAQLAAATVLRGRLSGPDGPVSGQVRVYPASATDLGSAPVLASDFAGSDGDYVIDTLPPGNYKVRFESYRLIPEFHLDKADLASANLVTLSTAAPVAVDATLARGRAITGTITGVGGAIDTASTTFYQLQTGGGYSFFDSDSTDADGVFRAHLPPGTYKISFSAYDNRISEWWNNAATQAAAGTVALGTGSDVTGIDAVLDDGATVTGTVTFPQRLSGWDSRVVIRDATTGAFATSAAVNAHANAYSVSNLVPGTYRAEFSRDAGYDVAEAQFYNGKAEHLGVGASQTFTLAAAATQAGVSAVLVEGGRLTGRVRDTSSNPVAGCVVTAYSGDGTRVGRDSRPSAADGSYVVPGLTTGSYLLRVVGGGCGPATAYYDGAGTVSPSAGSAVAVSATRATSTAVPQDLVIGPPDAPPMVNNSLPTVSDTTPEVGQTLTATTGTWTPADGTYAYQWLAGGSPVAGATTSSYAVVAGDIGKTLAVRVTASRAGFTSVSATSAATAAVPAPPRMTNTAVPTISDTTPAVAQSLTATPGTWTPSDGTYAYQWLADGAPVAGATTAAYTVVAADQGKVLSVRVTASKAGFVTDSATSAATSAVAPQPQVANTALPTISDTTPEVGQVLTAGDGTWTPSGVTLAYQWRSDGTDIGGAVSKTFQVPAGQLGKKLSVRVTAARAEHLPDSATSVETTAVVETTTVYNTVAPSISDTTPTVGEALTATSGTWTPSDSTFAYQWLADGSAIAGATTSGYTPVAGDVGKKLSVRVTASKTGWTGATATSAETAAVAAAVVPPPPPPPPPPPAPTPTPTPAPVPTPPAPAPAPAVITCPTPKVSGTSKVGKKLKAVIGTVSPTGVTVTYQWLRNGKKIKAATKATYKLTAADKGKKVSVKATYAKAGLATVVKTSAGKKVT